CTTAGAAAAACTCCAGCAGAAATAATCATCATTACACATTTGAAGGGAAAAAACTATTAAACGTTTGCAAATAAtcaacaaataaaggcaacagtaaaaTACAATTGTTCCAAATTGACAAAAGGTCAATTTTTGTAAAGGACTTGCAACCTTAATTCCGTTAAAGGTACACTCCAACTAACATTTGACAAATACAGCCGGAATATATCACTGAAACACGAGATAGGGCGCAGATCATACTCTCGTTGACTTGTAATCCCCCAGCATTGCTACTGACGCTGTAAAACCAAAAGGTTCAAAGCATAACATAATTTTCTATGGCATATTTCCTTCCCTGCTTTCGCTAGTTTATCAACCTTATGTCGTTCGTTAAGCCCACTTTTTGTGCGGTGATTCATCTTTTTCTGTGTCTTCTTTCCCTTTATTAAGTCTTATATATTTTGCGTTCGTCTTATGCTTTCGATGACGTTACTTTTAgtattcatgttttattttattttcgaaCAAAATGCTTtggaaacaaataaaacaacctGTACTGTCAACTGTCaacatattttctattcaacaaTTTGACCcgttaatttaaaaacaatgccATTTGAATCAGATCACTTGACTCAGAGCTGTGAAAAATACCAGGTTTTTCTGGTATATATTCTGTAACGCAAACAATATAAGTCATTCTGTAATCTTTTCTCAAGACGATTGCTACAATAAATTTAGAAATCATGAATAATTCACATTTAAGCAACTACTATTTGAACAGTGGACGAACAGAAAGAGTCAAACGAGATTCTTTCTCAAGCGAGGGTGATGATATTTGGTCACCGTCTCTTTATACGagtgaaagtgaaaatagcTACAGTGATAGTGATGAATCTATTGCACAGGTATGTTGTACTCTTGAACcaaaatatatctaaatttgGGGAAAAATCTAATGCTATATTGAaagaatgaatatatatattttctaagaAAAACAATTAGTATAAATAAAGGGCGAATACGTTTATGTATCAATATAGATGTATTCAATCATGAGCAAAGCAACAGCTCAATTTCATTTGTTGCAAAATGTCAATATTGATAATTATACTAACTAATAtcatcattattttaaattttcatctcTTTCTGTTCAATTTTctattatatctttatttttatttttgtaggttCAGTTATCGTTAGCCAGATCAATTAAGAATATATTGTGTACAGGTAACACCAACAAGAAGCCATCACACTCGTACATCGCTATGATTTCGATGGCAATACTGAGTAAACCGAGCAAAAAACTAGTACTGATTGATATATATCAATACATAAAAGATAATTTTCCTTTCTACAATAACAAGGAAAAAGCATGGAGGAACAGTGTACGACATAATCTTTCTATCAACGAGTGTTTCGTGAAAAGTGGCCAGTCTGTTAACGGCAAAGGTAACTATTGGTCTATTCACTTAGCATGTATTGAGGATTTTGCAAAAGGAGACTTCAGGCTTCGAAATGCAAGGCGAAGAGCAAGAAAAAGTTCTGTGAAAACTGTGGATGGCTCATCTAATCAATTATACACACGACATCATAATGGATATGTACCTATGACATCATCGCCAATTGGATGCCATTCATACTCGATGAAAGACTCCCTTATGCATACAAAACTTCACAACTCACTTCAAATTACCCAGTCTCCTGTATCTACATTCGAAATGACAATAACTCAATTTCCAGCAACCATGCAGTCATTCGGAAGCAATTCACTGTTTCCCGTTTCGCAGTCATTATCAGGAGGGCAAACATTCATTGCACCGTCCACATACTATACATCGTCATCGATCAAACCGATTTCGAATTCAGCTTTTTATTCATCTTGTCAGTTACAGGAAGGGTTTTCTGCTTGTTGATTTCAATTTATCTCACAATACCTTGTGTGAGTTTACCATTTTTCtgcttttgaataattaaaaattatcaatgcaGTGTTTTGCTGATATAAGTAATGATGCTAGACAATTTGTATACGTCAGCAGCGTAGACAAACATAATTGTGTTGACGAACTAATGACTATTTGTATTGAAATGATATCTGCGAAACTTCATCGTAAAAGGACTCAAATGGACTTGAGAGCTTAGACTATACTACCAGTTTATGAAGAGAATTCTTGAGTACTGACATTTAGCTGGTATCAAGACTGACACTCTGGTGCTTTGCACCGTTCTTAATTTAactgtataaaaatattaataaaaaaaattataacattttaattttttgttgcggtttatttttaattttatgaactctttttgtttttttctctaaataaCCATTCATGGCtttacaatctgtcgatacccgTATCTAGGCATTTCACAAGGTTATGTTATTCCCTTACTGTAtttgacgtctttacactaaattcaCTGCATGTTGGATGAGTACCTATTGATGGTTTAGTCTTTGATGtatgatttttctttattagTGATTATTGGTTTTAAACTAGCGTTCAGTGCGTTCAGTAACTGCAAATACTTTCTGCGTCATTTTGTATCTTTTGgcgaattgtctcattggcaaacataccacatcttcttttttttgtactttttttaccctcgaaatatcaaaaaataataagcaaTTACAAATCAATTACAAACCAATCCTTAGAAATATAATCTACAAAATTCATAACAATAAAGGAAGGGgtctaaataatatttttctattaaactatatgtcatcaatatatttttcgcaTCATTATCACCTCAGTATTGTAAGCAATGTAGAAGTATGTATCAGTATGTTATCAGTAAGTGTATACACACAAAGTAAAGGTTACAGCGACAATTTGTAAACATGT
Above is a window of Mytilus trossulus isolate FHL-02 chromosome 4, PNRI_Mtr1.1.1.hap1, whole genome shotgun sequence DNA encoding:
- the LOC134716500 gene encoding forkhead box protein I1-ema-like, encoding MNNSHLSNYYLNSGRTERVKRDSFSSEGDDIWSPSLYTSESENSYSDSDESIAQVQLSLARSIKNILCTGNTNKKPSHSYIAMISMAILSKPSKKLVLIDIYQYIKDNFPFYNNKEKAWRNSVRHNLSINECFVKSGQSVNGKGNYWSIHLACIEDFAKGDFRLRNARRRARKSSVKTVDGSSNQLYTRHHNGYVPMTSSPIGCHSYSMKDSLMHTKLHNSLQITQSPVSTFEMTITQFPATMQSFGSNSLFPVSQSLSGGQTFIAPSTYYTSSSIKPISNSAFYSSCQLQEGFSAC